In Actinomycetota bacterium, the DNA window CGAAGATGCTCTCGGCCGCCCCCGTCCGCAGCAGCGCCACTCCCCCGAGGACGAGGTAGGTGACCCCCAAGATGATCGCCAAGATCTGCGCCGGCGTCCACGTGGAGATCTCCGGCGTCACGTGGATCACGTGGCGGTCCCGCTGGTCGACCATCGAACGACCTCCTGGGCGTGGCGCGGCGAGCGCGCTCGTCGGAACCAGCGTAAGAACAGCTCACCCTCCGCGACCGTCCGTTCGGACCCTCAACACGCAGCGTGATGGTGCGCGGCGGAGGCCCCCACCACGGGCCACCACGTGCACGCCCCCGGCGACGTCGCCGGGGGCGCCTCTCGCGGGACAGATCACGTCGCGGTCGTCTCGATCTCCTTGTGGCTGTCCGCGCCGGCAGCGATCGGGATCCGACGCGGCTTGGCGGATTCGAGCACGGGAACCTCGACCGTCAGCACGCCACTGTCGTAGGTCGCGTTGAGCTTGTCGACGTCCAGGCCGTCGCCGAGGAACACCTGCCGTGCGAACACACCCTGTGGCCGCTCGGAGACGACCAGCTGGTCGGATTCCGTGCGGTCGAAGTTCCGTTGGGCGGTGACGGTCAAGACGTTGGACTCGACGGTGAGTTCGATCGAGTCCGGGTCGACGCCGGGCAGGTCGTAGTGGATCAGGAACGCGTCACCGTGCCGGTACGCGTCGATCGGCATGGTTCGAGGCCCACGGACGTCGCCGAACGCGGCAGAGGCCAGTCGATCGATCTCGCGCCACGGGTCCCACCGGAGCATCATCCGACAACACCTCCCTTCTCACGCCCGCATCCCGGGCTGGTCAGCTTCGACTGGAGCCAGCTGTCTGCTCCGCTGGGAAGAACGCATCTGGAAGCTTCCTTGTTCCCGCAAGCAAGGCTTCCTGTCGTCGGTGAGCGCAAGGACTTGTGGTCCCCGGTGGCGACGGCGCCGTCACGACGTGGACGCGTACCGTCCGTCACAACGTCGGTCGCCGACACGACGACAGGAGGCGCCGTGGAAGCACGACACAGCCCGCCAGGCCGGGTGTGGTTGTGCCTCGCGGTGGCCCTGGCGATGCTGGCGGCGGCGTGTGGCCCGCGTGGCGTCGATGGCGGGCCATCGCCCGCCACGGACCTGACGGCAGAGGTCGATCGACCGCAGCACGACCCGATCAAGCTCGGCATGGCCACGACCCTGTCCGGCGCGACGGCGCTGTTCAGCGACGCCAACCGCAAGGGCGCCCAGCTCGCCGTCGACG includes these proteins:
- a CDS encoding Hsp20/alpha crystallin family protein produces the protein MMLRWDPWREIDRLASAAFGDVRGPRTMPIDAYRHGDAFLIHYDLPGVDPDSIELTVESNVLTVTAQRNFDRTESDQLVVSERPQGVFARQVFLGDGLDVDKLNATYDSGVLTVEVPVLESAKPRRIPIAAGADSHKEIETTAT